In Bos javanicus breed banteng chromosome 2, ARS-OSU_banteng_1.0, whole genome shotgun sequence, the following proteins share a genomic window:
- the LOC133258320 gene encoding high mobility group protein B3-like yields MAKGDPKKPKGKMSAYSFFVQTCREEHKEKNPEVPVNFAEFSKKCSERWKTMSGKEKSKFDEMAKADKVRYDREMKDYGPAKGSKKKKDPNAPKRPPSGFFLFCSEFRPRIKSANPGISIGDVAKKLGEMWNNLSDSEKQPYINKAAKLKEKYEKDVADYKSKGKFDGAKGATKVARKKVEEEDEEEEEEEEEEEEEEEEDE; encoded by the coding sequence ATGGCTAAAGGTGATCCCAAGAAACCAAAGGGCAAGATGTCTGCTTATTCCTTCTTTGTGCAGACGTGCAGAGAGGAACATAAGGAGAAAAACCCAGAGGTCCCTGTCaattttgctgaattttccaagaaATGCTCTGAGAGGTGGAAGACCATGTCCGGGAAAGAGAAGTCGAAGTTCGATGAAATGGCAAAGGCGGATAAAGTGCGCTATGATCGGGAAATGAAGGATTATGGACCAGCTAAGGGAAGCAAGAAGAAGAAGGACCCTAATGCCCCCAAGAGACCACCGTCTGGATTTTTCCTATTCTGCTCAGAATTCCGCCCGAGGATCAAGTCTGCTAACCCTGGTATCTCTATTGGAGATGTGGCAAAGAAGCTGGGCGAGATGTGGAATAACTTAAGTGATAGTGAGAAGCAGCCATATATCAACAAGGCTGCGAAGCTGAAGGAGAAGTATGAGAAGGATGTCGCAGACTATAAGTCTAAAGGGAAGTTTGATGGCGCCAAGGGTGCTACTAAAGTTGCCCGGAAAAAGGTGGAAGAGGAAgacgaagaggaggaggaggaggaggaggaggaggaggaggaggaggaagaggatgaataa